A single window of Pseudophryne corroboree isolate aPseCor3 chromosome 5, aPseCor3.hap2, whole genome shotgun sequence DNA harbors:
- the RBM24 gene encoding RNA-binding protein 24 isoform X2: protein MADRAAAERACKDPNPIIDGRKANVNLAYLGAKPRIMQPGFAFGVQQIHPALIQRPFGIPAHYVYPHAFVQPGVVIPHVQPTAAASTSPYIDYTGAAYAQYSAAAAAAAAAYDQYPYAASPAATGYVTAAGYGYAVQQPLTAAAPGTAAAAAAAFGQYQPQQLQADRMQ from the exons ATGGCTGACCGGGCTGCTGCAGAAAGAGCGTGTAAAGATCCTAATCCAATCATTGATGGAAGGAAAGCCAACGTGAATCTTGCATACCTTGGAGCAAAGCCCCGCATAATGCAGCCAG GTTTTGCATTTGGGGTACAGCAGATTCACCCAGCACTAATACAAAGGCCTTTTGG GATTCCTGCACACTATGTGTACCCACATGCTTTTGTGCAACCAGGAGTCgtaattccacatgtccaacctacGGCTGCTGCATCTACAAGTCCATATATTGACTACACTGGTGCCGCTTACGCCCagtactctgctgctgctgccgcagcCGCTGCTGCCTATGATCAATACCCATATGCGGCTTCCCCAGCTGCAACAGGATATGTCACCGCTGCTGGTTATGGCTACGCAGTTCAGCAGCcactcactgctgcagctccaggaaCCGCTGCAGCAGCTGCCGCTGCGTTTGGTCAATACCAGCCTCAACAGCTGCAGGCTGACCGCATGCAGTAG
- the RBM24 gene encoding RNA-binding protein 24 isoform X1, giving the protein MHTTQKDTTYTKIFVGGLPYHTTDSSLRKYFEVFGDIEEAVVITDRQTGKSRGYGFVTMADRAAAERACKDPNPIIDGRKANVNLAYLGAKPRIMQPGFAFGVQQIHPALIQRPFGIPAHYVYPHAFVQPGVVIPHVQPTAAASTSPYIDYTGAAYAQYSAAAAAAAAAYDQYPYAASPAATGYVTAAGYGYAVQQPLTAAAPGTAAAAAAAFGQYQPQQLQADRMQ; this is encoded by the exons ATGCACACGACCCAGAAGGACACCACCTACACCAAGATCTTCGTGGGGGGGCTTCCCTATCACACCACGGACTCCAGCCTCAGGAAGTACTTCGAGGTGTTCGGGGACATAGAGGAGGCGGTGGTGATCACGGACAGGCAGACCGGCAAGTCCAGAGGTTATGGCTTT GTTACCATGGCTGACCGGGCTGCTGCAGAAAGAGCGTGTAAAGATCCTAATCCAATCATTGATGGAAGGAAAGCCAACGTGAATCTTGCATACCTTGGAGCAAAGCCCCGCATAATGCAGCCAG GTTTTGCATTTGGGGTACAGCAGATTCACCCAGCACTAATACAAAGGCCTTTTGG GATTCCTGCACACTATGTGTACCCACATGCTTTTGTGCAACCAGGAGTCgtaattccacatgtccaacctacGGCTGCTGCATCTACAAGTCCATATATTGACTACACTGGTGCCGCTTACGCCCagtactctgctgctgctgccgcagcCGCTGCTGCCTATGATCAATACCCATATGCGGCTTCCCCAGCTGCAACAGGATATGTCACCGCTGCTGGTTATGGCTACGCAGTTCAGCAGCcactcactgctgcagctccaggaaCCGCTGCAGCAGCTGCCGCTGCGTTTGGTCAATACCAGCCTCAACAGCTGCAGGCTGACCGCATGCAGTAG